From a region of the Gordonia sp. PP30 genome:
- a CDS encoding amino acid ABC transporter permease, with product MSDLWNEMGPRLWPAFWLTIQLTFWSAIGALIWGVLLAGMKVSPVPAMRWFATVYVNVVRNTPLTLIVLLCSIGLYQNLGLTLAANNSHFFENNNFRLAVLGFILYTATFVCETLRSGFNTVPLGQAEAARSIGLNFTQVFGLIILPQAMRAVIAPMGSVLIALTKNTTIASVIGVAEASLLMKEELENHSDQILAIFAVFAIGFMIITLIEGAIFGWAAKRWAVKR from the coding sequence ATGAGCGACCTCTGGAACGAGATGGGCCCGCGGCTGTGGCCCGCCTTCTGGCTCACCATCCAACTCACCTTCTGGTCCGCCATCGGCGCCCTGATCTGGGGAGTGCTGCTGGCCGGCATGAAAGTCTCCCCCGTCCCGGCCATGCGCTGGTTCGCGACGGTGTACGTCAACGTGGTCCGGAACACCCCGCTGACGCTGATCGTCCTGCTGTGCTCGATCGGCCTCTATCAGAATCTCGGCCTCACTCTCGCGGCCAACAATTCACACTTCTTCGAGAACAACAACTTCCGCCTTGCGGTGCTGGGTTTCATCCTCTACACGGCGACGTTCGTGTGCGAGACGCTCCGCTCGGGCTTCAACACCGTCCCGCTGGGCCAGGCCGAGGCGGCCCGGTCGATCGGGCTGAACTTCACGCAGGTGTTCGGGCTGATCATTCTGCCGCAGGCGATGCGGGCGGTGATCGCGCCGATGGGCTCGGTGCTGATCGCGCTGACCAAGAACACCACGATCGCGTCGGTGATCGGGGTGGCCGAGGCCTCCCTGCTGATGAAGGAGGAGTTGGAGAACCACTCCGATCAGATCCTCGCGATCTTCGCGGTGTTCGCGATCGGATTCATGATCATCACGCTCATCGAAGGCGCAATCTTCGGGTGGGCGGCTAAGCGCTGGGCGGTGAAGCGATGA
- a CDS encoding amino acid ABC transporter permease has product MSSQATVLYDAPGPRARLRNRIIALVFTAAIIALLVWIVLVLQDNGQLTAEKWKPFIQGSTWTTWLLPGLWGTIKAAALSIVFAIIIGTLLGIGRLSDHRWVRAVCGVIVEVFRAIPVLILIYFAYFLFAAYSVFPSSQLAFAAVVFGLTIYNGSVLAEILRAGIQSLPRGQTEAAQSIGLRKTQTMLMILLPQAVTAMLPALVAQMVIALKDSALGYAVGYIEVVRSGIKSASYFGNYLPALLVVAAIMIIINFCLTGLANYLERMLRTGRRKTSAPDPDVADLQAMENVPGFSGVAMDERPNHPDRRF; this is encoded by the coding sequence ATGAGTTCGCAGGCAACAGTTCTCTACGACGCGCCCGGCCCCCGCGCACGACTGCGCAACCGGATCATCGCGCTGGTGTTCACCGCGGCGATCATCGCGCTCCTTGTCTGGATCGTCCTCGTGCTGCAGGACAACGGGCAGCTGACCGCCGAGAAGTGGAAGCCCTTCATCCAGGGCAGCACCTGGACCACCTGGCTGCTGCCCGGTCTGTGGGGCACCATCAAGGCGGCGGCGCTGTCGATCGTCTTCGCGATCATCATCGGGACCCTGCTCGGCATCGGCCGCCTGTCCGATCATCGGTGGGTGCGCGCGGTCTGCGGAGTCATCGTCGAGGTCTTCCGCGCCATCCCGGTGCTGATTCTGATCTACTTCGCGTACTTCCTGTTCGCGGCGTATTCGGTCTTCCCGTCGTCGCAGTTGGCGTTCGCGGCCGTCGTGTTCGGTCTGACCATCTACAACGGCTCGGTCCTCGCCGAGATCCTGCGGGCGGGCATCCAGTCGCTCCCGCGCGGGCAGACCGAGGCGGCCCAGTCGATCGGTCTGCGCAAGACGCAGACGATGCTGATGATCCTGTTGCCGCAGGCCGTCACCGCGATGCTGCCGGCCCTGGTGGCCCAGATGGTGATCGCGCTGAAGGACAGCGCCCTGGGTTACGCCGTCGGTTACATCGAGGTGGTGCGCTCCGGAATCAAGTCGGCGTCGTACTTCGGCAACTACCTGCCCGCGCTGCTCGTGGTGGCCGCGATCATGATCATCATCAACTTCTGCCTGACCGGTCTGGCGAACTACCTGGAACGCATGCTGCGAACCGGCCGACGCAAGACCAGCGCGCCCGACCCGGACGTCGCGGACCTGCAGGCGATGGAGAACGTGCCCGGCTTCAGCGGCGTGGCGATGGACGAGCGTCCGAACCACCCGGACCGCCGCTTCTGA
- a CDS encoding regulatory protein RecX, which translates to MSDDKPGPSAWDAALRLLGVRARSRAEIAERLARRDFDQPTIDDVLARLEESGLIDDDEFAREWAGSRSRYSGRGRLALRRELRTKGVAAHTIEAALAEIEPDDERAQAAELAAKKLASSSLDLTDPGDRAKAHRRLAGVLGRRGFPPDVISSVVAETLRSGGPGGSDARPSPRR; encoded by the coding sequence ATGTCCGACGACAAGCCGGGCCCGTCCGCCTGGGATGCCGCCCTGCGGCTCCTGGGGGTACGGGCCCGCAGTCGTGCCGAGATCGCCGAGCGCCTCGCGCGCCGGGACTTCGACCAGCCCACGATCGACGACGTCCTCGCCCGACTCGAAGAGTCCGGTCTGATCGACGACGACGAGTTCGCCCGAGAATGGGCCGGCTCGCGCAGCCGGTACTCCGGGCGCGGCCGCCTCGCGTTGCGCCGCGAACTGCGCACCAAGGGCGTCGCCGCGCACACCATCGAGGCGGCGCTCGCCGAGATCGAGCCCGACGACGAGCGCGCCCAGGCCGCCGAGCTGGCCGCCAAGAAGCTCGCGTCGTCGTCGCTCGATCTGACCGACCCGGGCGATCGCGCCAAGGCACACCGACGCCTCGCCGGTGTGCTCGGCCGCCGTGGCTTCCCGCCCGACGTCATCTCCTCGGTGGTGGCGGAGACCCTCAGAAGCGGCGGTCCGGGTGGTTCGGACGCTCGTCCATCGCCACGCCGCTGA
- the recA gene encoding recombinase RecA has translation MALSSDREKALDLALAQIEKNYGKGSVMRLGEDNRPPMEVIPTGSVALDIALGVGGLPRGRVVEVYGPESSGKTTVALHAVANAQAAGGVAAFIDAEHALDPEYAAKLGVDVDALLVSQPDTGEQALEIADMLIRSGALDILVIDSVAALVPKAEIEGEMGDSHVGLQARLMSQALRKMTSGLNNSNTTAIFINQLREKIGVMFGSPETTTGGKALKFYASVRLDVRRIETLKDGTEAVGNRTRVKVVKNKVAPPFKQAEFDILYGHGISREGSLIDLGVAEGFIRKSGSWFTYEGDQLGQGKENARKFLLENPDIAAEIELKIKSKLGIGPNLADLDAPVPAPVDF, from the coding sequence ATGGCGCTCTCATCCGATCGGGAGAAGGCACTCGACCTGGCCCTCGCGCAGATCGAGAAGAACTACGGCAAGGGTTCGGTGATGCGGCTGGGCGAGGACAACCGTCCGCCGATGGAAGTGATCCCGACCGGCAGCGTCGCGCTGGACATCGCGCTGGGCGTGGGCGGTCTGCCGCGCGGCCGCGTGGTGGAGGTCTACGGCCCGGAGTCCTCGGGTAAGACCACCGTCGCCCTGCACGCGGTCGCCAACGCGCAGGCGGCGGGCGGTGTCGCGGCGTTCATCGACGCCGAGCACGCCCTCGACCCCGAGTACGCGGCCAAGCTGGGCGTCGACGTCGACGCGCTGCTGGTCTCGCAGCCGGACACCGGTGAGCAGGCGCTGGAGATCGCCGACATGCTGATCCGATCGGGTGCCCTGGACATCCTGGTGATCGACTCGGTGGCCGCGCTGGTCCCGAAGGCCGAGATCGAGGGCGAGATGGGCGACAGCCACGTCGGTCTGCAGGCCCGCCTGATGAGCCAGGCGCTCCGCAAGATGACCTCGGGCCTGAACAACTCGAACACCACCGCCATCTTCATCAACCAGCTGCGCGAGAAGATCGGCGTCATGTTCGGTTCCCCGGAGACCACGACCGGCGGCAAGGCGCTCAAATTCTACGCCTCGGTGCGCCTGGACGTGCGCCGTATCGAGACCCTCAAGGACGGCACCGAGGCGGTCGGCAACCGCACCCGCGTCAAGGTGGTCAAGAACAAGGTGGCCCCGCCGTTCAAGCAGGCCGAGTTCGACATCCTCTACGGGCACGGCATCAGCCGTGAGGGCTCGCTGATCGACCTCGGCGTCGCCGAGGGCTTCATCCGCAAGTCCGGCTCGTGGTTCACCTACGAGGGCGACCAGCTGGGGCAGGGCAAGGAGAACGCCCGCAAGTTCCTGCTGGAGAACCCGGACATCGCCGCCGAGATCGAGCTCAAGATCAAGAGCAAGCTCGGCATCGGCCCGAACCTGGCCGACCTCGACGCGCCGGTGCCCGCCCCGGTCGACTTCTGA
- a CDS encoding DUF3046 domain-containing protein, protein MRLTEFTEFMHTEFGRLRADAMLVDHAILELGGRTGAQAIEDGVDPRDVWRALCRDFDVPRDHW, encoded by the coding sequence GTGCGCCTGACCGAGTTCACCGAATTCATGCACACCGAGTTCGGCCGGTTGCGGGCCGACGCCATGCTGGTCGACCACGCCATCCTGGAACTGGGCGGTCGTACCGGGGCCCAGGCCATCGAAGACGGCGTCGATCCCCGCGACGTCTGGCGCGCCCTCTGCCGCGACTTCGACGTCCCCCGGGACCACTGGTAG
- a CDS encoding nucleotide disphospho-sugar-binding domain-containing protein, with protein sequence MAFVAGSDAGHAFAALGLAAAFAAAGDQTVVYTGTRWREAALRRGLTVRELPGLAARDDEDDADAGAKLSTRAARMALELAPRLALDGVDLVIGDAITLAGGWAAELTGLPWIELSAHPLYDQSRGLPPIGSGLDAGSGARGRLRDGVLRALSAPAERKGRVQRRRARAAIGLSAQSRPTARFVATLPGLEVPRPDWPERTHLIGPQFFEPTDDEFTIPPGSAPLVVVCPSTAASGSDELTPVALGALADLQRETGGAESSPRAESPDRPLLPADRCASPRVVYSALEPPAGCDGLPAGLVAGLGRQDRLLTRADLVICGGGHGMLAKSLSAGVPVVVVPGGGDQWELACRVRRAGAGELVRPVTREAVAAAVRRVLGDESYAAAARAIGRTGRDVSDPVVLAHRVLTESRRGVSCA encoded by the coding sequence GTGGCCTTCGTGGCCGGCTCCGATGCCGGCCACGCCTTCGCCGCTCTCGGGCTGGCCGCGGCGTTCGCCGCCGCCGGGGACCAGACGGTCGTGTACACCGGCACCCGCTGGCGCGAGGCGGCTCTGCGCCGCGGCCTGACGGTGCGGGAACTGCCCGGGCTGGCCGCCCGGGACGACGAGGACGACGCCGACGCCGGCGCCAAACTGAGCACACGCGCCGCGCGGATGGCGCTCGAACTGGCTCCGCGGCTCGCGCTCGACGGTGTCGACCTGGTGATCGGCGACGCGATCACCCTGGCCGGTGGCTGGGCCGCCGAACTGACCGGGCTGCCCTGGATCGAACTCTCCGCCCATCCGCTCTACGACCAGTCGCGCGGCCTGCCGCCGATCGGCTCCGGCCTCGACGCCGGAAGCGGCGCGCGCGGGAGGCTTCGCGACGGCGTCCTCCGTGCGCTGAGCGCCCCGGCCGAGCGCAAGGGCCGGGTCCAGCGACGGCGCGCCCGCGCCGCGATCGGTCTGTCCGCCCAGAGCCGGCCGACCGCGCGATTCGTGGCCACGCTGCCCGGCCTGGAGGTGCCGCGTCCGGACTGGCCGGAGCGCACCCACCTGATCGGCCCGCAGTTCTTCGAACCCACCGACGACGAGTTCACGATCCCGCCGGGGAGCGCGCCGCTGGTGGTCGTGTGCCCGTCGACCGCCGCGTCGGGCAGCGACGAGCTGACCCCGGTCGCGCTCGGCGCCCTGGCCGATCTGCAGCGCGAGACCGGCGGCGCGGAGTCGTCGCCGCGTGCGGAGTCGCCGGACCGGCCGCTGCTGCCGGCCGATCGGTGCGCGAGCCCGCGCGTCGTGTACTCGGCTCTGGAACCGCCGGCCGGGTGCGACGGCCTGCCCGCCGGGCTGGTCGCCGGCCTCGGTCGGCAGGACCGGCTGCTCACCCGCGCTGACCTGGTGATCTGCGGGGGCGGACACGGAATGCTGGCGAAGTCGTTGTCGGCGGGGGTACCGGTCGTCGTCGTGCCCGGCGGCGGCGACCAGTGGGAGCTGGCGTGCCGGGTGCGGCGAGCCGGGGCCGGTGAATTGGTGCGCCCGGTGACCCGGGAGGCGGTGGCCGCGGCCGTGCGCCGGGTGCTGGGCGACGAGTCGTACGCGGCGGCGGCCCGGGCGATCGGACGGACCGGGCGGGACGTGTCCGATCCGGTGGTGCTGGCGCACCGGGTCCTCACCGAATCGAGAAGGGGAGTGTCGTGCGCCTGA
- a CDS encoding helix-turn-helix transcriptional regulator, translating into MALLLREALGDELRRLRTDQGRTLREVSTSARVSLGYLSEVERGQKEASSELLAAICDALEIPVGAVLTQVGHVMTPPVIEVLPTEAPVPATGALAAA; encoded by the coding sequence TTGGCACTGTTGCTGCGTGAGGCGCTCGGCGACGAACTGCGCCGGCTGCGTACGGACCAGGGGCGGACGCTGCGTGAGGTCTCGACCTCGGCACGGGTGTCGCTGGGGTACCTGTCCGAGGTCGAGCGCGGGCAGAAGGAGGCGTCCAGTGAACTCCTGGCCGCCATCTGCGATGCGCTGGAGATTCCGGTCGGCGCGGTGCTCACCCAGGTCGGCCACGTCATGACGCCGCCGGTCATCGAGGTGCTGCCTACCGAGGCGCCGGTCCCGGCCACCGGAGCCCTCGCCGCGGCCTGA
- the pgsA gene encoding CDP-diacylglycerol--glycerol-3-phosphate 3-phosphatidyltransferase: MTEPVPHTQAPLKAVPVVNLANGLTVFRIVLVPVFVVLLFVADGQSTAWRIAAFVVFAVAAFTDQLDGRIARSWGLVTEFGKLADPIADKALIGAALLGLSILDVVPWWVTAVILVREIGVTLLRFWVVRHGVIAASQGGKLKTLLQSIGIGLLVLPLHGLAQDIALWILYVAVAVTIVTGLDYVWRAVVLRRTARD, encoded by the coding sequence GTGACCGAACCCGTGCCGCACACCCAGGCGCCGCTCAAGGCGGTACCCGTGGTCAACCTGGCGAACGGGCTCACGGTGTTCCGGATCGTCTTGGTGCCGGTGTTCGTGGTGCTGCTGTTCGTCGCCGACGGCCAATCGACCGCCTGGCGCATCGCGGCGTTCGTGGTGTTCGCCGTGGCGGCGTTCACCGATCAGCTCGACGGCCGCATCGCGCGGTCCTGGGGTCTGGTCACCGAATTCGGCAAACTCGCCGATCCGATCGCCGACAAGGCGCTCATCGGTGCGGCGCTGCTCGGTCTGTCGATCCTGGATGTGGTGCCGTGGTGGGTCACCGCAGTGATCCTGGTGCGGGAGATCGGGGTGACCCTGCTGCGGTTCTGGGTGGTGCGGCACGGTGTGATCGCGGCCAGTCAGGGCGGGAAGCTCAAGACGCTGCTGCAGTCGATCGGTATCGGCCTGCTGGTGCTGCCGCTGCACGGACTGGCGCAGGACATCGCGCTGTGGATCCTGTATGTGGCCGTCGCGGTGACGATCGTGACCGGGCTGGACTACGTCTGGCGGGCCGTGGTGCTGCGGCGGACGGCCCGGGACTGA
- a CDS encoding amino-acid N-acetyltransferase produces the protein MSTALPAEHPADDGEPIVRRARTSDVPRIKELIDIYAGRILLGKNLVTLYESVQEFWVVELADDGGRRVVGCGALHVMWDDLGEVRTVAVDPAVAGRGIGHRLVAKLLDVARDLELDRVFVLTFEVDFFARHGFAEIEGTPVTHQVYEEMCRSYDTGVAEFLDLSFVKPNTLGNTRMLAYL, from the coding sequence ATGTCCACTGCGCTTCCGGCCGAGCATCCCGCCGACGACGGCGAGCCGATCGTCCGCCGTGCACGCACCTCGGACGTCCCACGCATCAAGGAACTGATCGACATCTACGCCGGCCGGATCCTCCTGGGAAAGAACCTGGTCACCCTCTACGAGTCGGTCCAGGAGTTCTGGGTGGTGGAACTGGCCGACGACGGCGGGCGCCGCGTCGTCGGCTGCGGGGCGCTGCACGTCATGTGGGACGACCTCGGCGAGGTCCGCACCGTCGCCGTCGACCCTGCCGTCGCGGGCCGGGGCATCGGTCACCGGCTGGTGGCCAAGCTGCTCGACGTCGCCCGCGACCTCGAGCTCGACCGGGTGTTCGTCCTCACCTTCGAGGTGGACTTCTTCGCCCGGCACGGGTTCGCCGAGATCGAGGGCACCCCGGTGACGCACCAGGTGTACGAGGAGATGTGCCGGTCGTACGACACCGGTGTCGCCGAGTTCCTGGACCTGAGCTTCGTCAAACCCAACACGCTCGGGAACACCCGCATGCTCGCCTATCTGTAG
- a CDS encoding YciI family protein, with product MPKYVAEYTYLPDTAALRDEHRPAHRLWLHDGHEAGIVLAVGAFADGSGALVIVNADDAEAAAEVLAHDPFALVGAIDETRVREWNCLYGPFA from the coding sequence ATGCCCAAGTACGTCGCCGAATACACCTACCTGCCCGACACCGCCGCGCTGCGCGACGAGCACCGCCCCGCGCACCGGCTCTGGCTGCACGACGGCCACGAGGCCGGGATCGTCCTCGCCGTCGGTGCCTTCGCCGACGGCAGCGGCGCCCTCGTCATCGTGAACGCCGACGACGCGGAGGCCGCCGCCGAGGTGCTGGCCCACGACCCGTTCGCCCTCGTCGGTGCGATCGACGAGACCCGCGTGCGGGAGTGGAACTGCCTGTACGGCCCCTTCGCCTGA
- a CDS encoding TerC family protein has protein sequence MDVSVLTWVITCAVIIGLFVFDFFSHVRVPHEPTLRESGFWSAVYISLALAFGGFVWWRWGGTYGGEYFAGFVTEKALSVDNLFVFVIIMAKFMVPRIYQQKVLLLGIVMALVMRGAFIAVGAAAISAYSWVFYLFGLFLILTAVKLLTESEEPVEHEREREGRIERFAKRFLRTTDSYDGDKLVTRIDGKRYVTPLLVVLIVIGFTDVLFALDSIPAIYGLTQQPYLVFTANAFALMGLRQLYFLLGGLLDELIYLSYGLSLILAFIGVKLVLHALHENTLGFINGGAPVHVPEISTPLSLGVIGATLLVTTVASLVVSRRRART, from the coding sequence ATGGATGTCTCTGTTCTCACCTGGGTGATCACCTGCGCGGTGATCATCGGGTTGTTCGTCTTCGATTTCTTCTCCCACGTGCGGGTGCCGCACGAACCGACGCTCCGCGAATCCGGGTTCTGGTCGGCCGTCTACATCAGCCTCGCGCTCGCCTTCGGCGGATTCGTCTGGTGGAGATGGGGCGGCACCTACGGCGGTGAGTACTTCGCCGGATTCGTCACCGAGAAGGCCCTGTCGGTCGACAACCTCTTCGTCTTCGTCATCATCATGGCCAAGTTCATGGTGCCGCGGATCTACCAGCAGAAGGTGCTGCTCCTCGGCATCGTGATGGCGCTGGTCATGCGCGGCGCGTTCATCGCCGTCGGCGCGGCCGCGATCTCCGCGTACAGCTGGGTGTTCTACCTGTTCGGCCTGTTCCTGATCCTCACCGCCGTCAAACTCCTCACCGAGAGCGAAGAGCCGGTGGAGCACGAGCGGGAGCGGGAGGGCCGGATCGAGCGCTTCGCCAAGCGTTTCCTGCGGACCACCGACTCCTACGACGGCGACAAGCTGGTCACCCGGATCGACGGCAAGCGCTATGTGACGCCCCTGCTGGTGGTGCTGATCGTCATCGGATTCACCGACGTGCTCTTCGCACTCGACTCGATCCCGGCGATCTACGGGCTCACCCAGCAGCCGTACCTGGTGTTCACCGCCAACGCCTTCGCCCTGATGGGCCTGCGCCAGCTGTACTTCCTGCTCGGCGGCCTGCTCGACGAGCTGATCTACCTGTCGTACGGGCTGTCGCTGATCCTGGCGTTCATCGGCGTCAAGCTGGTCCTGCACGCCCTGCACGAGAACACGCTCGGCTTCATCAACGGCGGCGCCCCGGTGCACGTGCCGGAGATCTCCACGCCGCTCAGCCTGGGTGTCATCGGCGCCACACTGCTGGTCACGACGGTGGCCAGCCTGGTGGTCAGCCGCCGCCGCGCCCGGACCTGA
- a CDS encoding DNA translocase FtsK, with protein MASQASTRSSAPASGRGGAGSRSRGTRSTAAGSGGGARRAAPKTASSAQRRAGGRAPARTQHSQDLHRGASTLGSVGRGIGRGVAGAWNLTARGLGGVARIGLAPQVDPEDPDSLIEPTRSPRRDGAALALTLVAAVVIAGFWFGVPGAMGAFVEVLVRAAIGSLGYVLPVVLLGIAVALMRCGPNPSRRVRNVGGGLLLGLSALGLAHVLLGSPTESVARRGAAGFFGYAVGTPLTQAVTLWVSVPVFVVCGLGGLLLLSGRTLREVIDATASYLGIGAYRGLEDEWDDDYDEDDAYDEYEDDEPDEEPAPARSPRPARRARSVVDDDPDAEADWGDPYDNYPPDERRRPVARTRRPAPTGQTPAAQSPAAPSRPARRPARPTAGADRDAHLADLMTEPLLDAAVSELVTEPIDPPTPTPAAEPVRRPAARRPAPNPAAAPKPAPKPRPAPVPAPRAVDAGDYQLPSTDLLIHGDPPKLGSSANDDMIDRINGVLEQFKVDAAVTGYTRGPTVTRYEVELGPAVKVEKITQLQRNIAYAVATDNVRLLAPIPGKSAVGIEVPNADREMVRLADVLTDPDTADDPSPMLIGLGKDIEGDFVSANLAKMPHLLVAGSTGSGKSSFVNSMLVSLLTRATPEEVRLILIDPKMVELTPYEGVPHLITPIITEPKKAAAALAWLVEEMEQRYQDMKASRVRHINDFNAKVLSGEITTPLGSERVYKPYPYILAVVDELADLMMTAPRDVEDAIVRITQKARAAGIHLVLATQRPSVDVVTGLIKTNVPSRLAFATSSLTDSRVILDQPGAEKLIGMGDGLFLPMGANKPIRMQGAFITDEEINDVVEFTKEQSEPEFVEGVTSAKAGDKKEIDADIGNDLDDLLQAVELVVSSQFGSTSMLQRKLRVGFAKAGRLMDLMETRGVVGPSEGSKAREVLVKPEDLAGVIASITGGGGGEDDEQPPF; from the coding sequence ACCCGGTCCACCGCGGCCGGAAGCGGTGGGGGAGCGCGCCGCGCGGCGCCGAAGACGGCGTCGTCGGCCCAGCGCCGCGCGGGCGGCCGGGCGCCGGCCCGCACCCAGCACTCCCAGGATCTGCACCGCGGGGCGTCGACGCTCGGCTCGGTCGGCCGGGGTATCGGCCGCGGCGTCGCCGGTGCCTGGAATCTGACCGCCCGCGGCCTCGGCGGTGTGGCCCGCATCGGGCTGGCGCCCCAGGTGGACCCGGAGGACCCGGATTCGCTCATCGAGCCGACCCGCTCACCCCGGCGCGATGGCGCCGCGCTCGCGTTGACCCTGGTCGCCGCCGTGGTGATCGCCGGCTTCTGGTTCGGGGTGCCGGGTGCGATGGGTGCCTTCGTGGAGGTTCTGGTCCGGGCGGCCATCGGGTCGCTGGGCTATGTGCTGCCGGTGGTGCTGCTCGGCATCGCGGTCGCCCTGATGCGCTGCGGGCCGAACCCGTCGCGCCGGGTGCGCAACGTCGGCGGCGGTCTGCTGCTGGGGCTCTCGGCCCTCGGGCTGGCGCACGTGCTGCTCGGATCGCCGACCGAGTCGGTGGCCCGGCGCGGTGCGGCCGGCTTCTTCGGCTACGCCGTCGGCACCCCGCTGACCCAGGCCGTCACCCTCTGGGTGTCGGTTCCGGTCTTCGTAGTCTGCGGCCTCGGCGGGCTGCTGCTGCTCAGCGGCCGGACGCTCCGCGAGGTGATCGACGCGACCGCGTCGTACCTGGGCATCGGCGCCTACCGCGGTCTCGAAGACGAGTGGGACGACGACTACGACGAGGACGACGCCTACGACGAGTACGAGGACGACGAGCCCGACGAGGAGCCCGCCCCGGCGCGGTCCCCGCGGCCGGCCCGCCGCGCGCGCTCGGTCGTCGACGACGACCCGGACGCCGAGGCCGACTGGGGCGACCCGTACGACAACTATCCGCCCGACGAGCGTCGCCGTCCGGTGGCCCGTACTCGTCGCCCGGCGCCCACCGGCCAGACTCCGGCCGCTCAGTCGCCGGCCGCACCGTCCCGGCCCGCCCGCCGTCCGGCGCGACCCACCGCGGGTGCCGACCGCGACGCCCATCTGGCCGACCTGATGACCGAGCCGTTGCTCGACGCCGCGGTGTCCGAGCTGGTCACCGAGCCCATCGATCCGCCGACGCCGACCCCGGCCGCCGAACCGGTCCGCCGTCCGGCGGCCCGCCGGCCCGCGCCGAATCCGGCGGCGGCGCCCAAGCCGGCGCCGAAGCCGCGGCCCGCGCCGGTCCCGGCGCCGCGCGCCGTGGACGCGGGGGACTACCAGCTGCCGTCGACCGATCTGCTGATCCACGGGGATCCGCCGAAGCTCGGCAGTTCCGCCAACGACGACATGATCGACCGGATCAACGGGGTGCTCGAGCAGTTCAAGGTCGACGCCGCGGTCACCGGTTACACGCGCGGCCCGACCGTCACCCGCTACGAGGTGGAACTCGGCCCCGCGGTGAAGGTGGAGAAGATCACCCAGCTGCAGCGCAACATCGCCTACGCGGTGGCCACCGACAACGTCCGCCTGCTCGCGCCCATCCCGGGCAAGTCGGCGGTCGGCATCGAGGTGCCCAACGCCGACCGCGAGATGGTGCGGCTGGCCGACGTGCTCACCGACCCGGACACCGCCGACGACCCCAGCCCGATGCTGATCGGCCTCGGCAAGGACATCGAGGGCGACTTCGTCAGCGCGAACCTCGCCAAGATGCCGCACCTGCTGGTGGCCGGTTCGACGGGCTCGGGCAAGTCGAGCTTCGTCAACTCGATGCTGGTCTCGCTGCTCACCCGGGCCACCCCGGAAGAGGTCCGCCTGATCCTCATCGACCCCAAGATGGTGGAGCTCACTCCGTACGAGGGCGTCCCGCACCTGATCACGCCGATCATCACCGAACCCAAGAAGGCGGCCGCCGCGCTCGCCTGGCTGGTGGAGGAGATGGAGCAGCGCTACCAGGACATGAAGGCCTCGCGGGTGCGGCACATCAACGACTTCAACGCCAAGGTGCTCTCCGGCGAGATCACCACGCCGCTCGGCAGCGAGCGCGTGTACAAGCCGTATCCGTACATCCTGGCCGTGGTCGACGAGCTCGCCGACCTGATGATGACCGCCCCGCGCGACGTCGAGGACGCCATCGTCCGCATCACGCAGAAGGCCCGCGCCGCCGGTATCCACCTGGTGCTGGCCACCCAGCGGCCGTCGGTCGACGTGGTCACCGGTCTGATCAAGACCAACGTGCCCTCGCGGCTCGCGTTCGCGACGAGTTCGCTGACCGATTCGCGCGTCATCCTCGATCAGCCGGGCGCGGAGAAGCTGATCGGCATGGGCGACGGCCTGTTCCTCCCGATGGGGGCGAACAAGCCGATCCGCATGCAGGGCGCGTTCATCACCGACGAGGAGATCAACGACGTCGTCGAGTTCACCAAGGAGCAGTCCGAGCCGGAGTTCGTCGAGGGCGTGACCAGCGCGAAGGCCGGTGACAAGAAGGAGATCGACGCCGACATCGGCAACGATCTGGACGACCTGCTGCAGGCCGTCGAACTCGTCGTGTCCAGCCAGTTCGGCTCGACCTCGATGCTGCAGCGCAAGCTGCGCGTCGGGTTCGCCAAGGCCGGCCGCCTGATGGATCTGATGGAGACGCGCGGCGTCGTCGGGCCCAGCGAGGGCAGCAAGGCGCGCGAGGTGCTGGTGAAGCCGGAGGACCTGGCCGGGGTGATCGCGTCGATCACCGGCGGCGGTGGTGGCGAGGACGACGAGCAGCCCCCGTTCTGA